A genome region from Macaca nemestrina isolate mMacNem1 chromosome 15, mMacNem.hap1, whole genome shotgun sequence includes the following:
- the LOC105480789 gene encoding mitochondrial glutamate carrier 2 isoform X5, with protein sequence MAHQDLSITAKLINGGVAGLVGVTCVFPIDLAKTRLQNQHGKAMYKGMIDCLMKTARAEGFFGMYRGAAVNLTLVTPEKAIKLAANDFFRQLLMEDGMQRNLKMEMLAGCGAGMCQVVVTSPMEMLKIQLQDAGRLAVHHQGSASAPSASRSYTTGSASTHKRPSATLIARELLRTQGLAGLYKGLGATLLRDIPFSIIYFPLFANLNHLGFNELAGKASFAHSFVSGCVAGSVAAVAVTPLDVLKTRIQTLKKGLGEDVYSGITDCARKLWIQEGPSAFMKGAGCRALVIAPLFGIAQGVYFIGIGERILKCFE encoded by the exons ATGGCCCACCAAGATCTGAG TATCACAGCCAAACTCATCAATGGAGGTGTAGCAGGGCTCGTGGGGGTGACCTGCGTGTTCCCCATCGACTTGGCCAAGACTCGCCTGCAGAACCAGCATGGGAAAGCCATGTACAAAGGAAT GATCGACTGCCTGATGAAGACGGCTCGGGCAGAGGGCTTCTTCGGCATGTACCGAG GGGCTGCTGTGAACCTCACTCTGGTCACTCCGGAGAAGGCCATCAAGCTGGCGGCCAACGACTTCTTCCGGCAGCTGCTCATGGAAGATGG GATGCAGCGGAACCTGAAGATGGAGATGCTTGCCGGGTGTGGGGCTGGGATGTGCCAGGTGGTGGTGACCTCTCCCATGGAAATGCTCAAGATTCAGCTGCAGGATGCTGGACGCTTGG CCGTCCATCATCAGGGCTCAGCCTCAGCACCCTCCGCCTCCAGGTCCTACACAACGGGTTCGGCTTCCACCCACAAACGCCCCTCTGCCACCCTCATCGCCCGGGAGCTGCTCCGCACCCAGGGCCTGGCTGGGCTCTACAAGGGCCTGGGTGCCACCCTCCTCAG AGATATCCCCTTCTCCATCATCTACTTCCCACTGTTCGCCAACCTTAACCACCTGGGGTTCAACGAGCTCGCCGGTAAGGCGTCCTTTGCACATTCCTTCGTGTCAGGCTGTGTGGCAGGTTCCGTAGCTGCGGTCGCAGTGACGCCTCTAGATG TTCTGAAAACTCGAATCCAAACCCTCAAGAAAGGCCTGGGCGAGGACGTGTACAGTGGGATCACCGACTGTGCCAG GAAACTCTGGATTCAGGAGGGACCGTCTGCCTTCATGAAAGGCGCTGGCTGCCGGGCACTGGTCATAGCACCTCTCTTTGGGATTGCTCAAGGGGTCTATTTCATTGGGATTGGAGAGCGCATCTTAAAGTGTTTTGagtag
- the LOC105480789 gene encoding mitochondrial glutamate carrier 2 isoform X2, whose translation MNIDSQASFHSAAIWTISWVPEKAEVLAESSITAKLINGGVAGLVGVTCVFPIDLAKTRLQNQHGKAMYKGMIDCLMKTARAEGFFGMYRGAAVNLTLVTPEKAIKLAANDFFRQLLMEDGMQRNLKMEMLAGCGAGMCQVVVTSPMEMLKIQLQDAGRLAVHHQGSASAPSASRSYTTGSASTHKRPSATLIARELLRTQGLAGLYKGLGATLLRDIPFSIIYFPLFANLNHLGFNELAGKASFAHSFVSGCVAGSVAAVAVTPLDVLKTRIQTLKKGLGEDVYSGITDCARKLWIQEGPSAFMKGAGCRALVIAPLFGIAQGVYFIGIGERILKCFE comes from the exons TATCACAGCCAAACTCATCAATGGAGGTGTAGCAGGGCTCGTGGGGGTGACCTGCGTGTTCCCCATCGACTTGGCCAAGACTCGCCTGCAGAACCAGCATGGGAAAGCCATGTACAAAGGAAT GATCGACTGCCTGATGAAGACGGCTCGGGCAGAGGGCTTCTTCGGCATGTACCGAG GGGCTGCTGTGAACCTCACTCTGGTCACTCCGGAGAAGGCCATCAAGCTGGCGGCCAACGACTTCTTCCGGCAGCTGCTCATGGAAGATGG GATGCAGCGGAACCTGAAGATGGAGATGCTTGCCGGGTGTGGGGCTGGGATGTGCCAGGTGGTGGTGACCTCTCCCATGGAAATGCTCAAGATTCAGCTGCAGGATGCTGGACGCTTGG CCGTCCATCATCAGGGCTCAGCCTCAGCACCCTCCGCCTCCAGGTCCTACACAACGGGTTCGGCTTCCACCCACAAACGCCCCTCTGCCACCCTCATCGCCCGGGAGCTGCTCCGCACCCAGGGCCTGGCTGGGCTCTACAAGGGCCTGGGTGCCACCCTCCTCAG AGATATCCCCTTCTCCATCATCTACTTCCCACTGTTCGCCAACCTTAACCACCTGGGGTTCAACGAGCTCGCCGGTAAGGCGTCCTTTGCACATTCCTTCGTGTCAGGCTGTGTGGCAGGTTCCGTAGCTGCGGTCGCAGTGACGCCTCTAGATG TTCTGAAAACTCGAATCCAAACCCTCAAGAAAGGCCTGGGCGAGGACGTGTACAGTGGGATCACCGACTGTGCCAG GAAACTCTGGATTCAGGAGGGACCGTCTGCCTTCATGAAAGGCGCTGGCTGCCGGGCACTGGTCATAGCACCTCTCTTTGGGATTGCTCAAGGGGTCTATTTCATTGGGATTGGAGAGCGCATCTTAAAGTGTTTTGagtag
- the LOC105480789 gene encoding mitochondrial glutamate carrier 2 isoform X4, with translation MNIDSQASFHITAKLINGGVAGLVGVTCVFPIDLAKTRLQNQHGKAMYKGMIDCLMKTARAEGFFGMYRGAAVNLTLVTPEKAIKLAANDFFRQLLMEDGMQRNLKMEMLAGCGAGMCQVVVTSPMEMLKIQLQDAGRLAVHHQGSASAPSASRSYTTGSASTHKRPSATLIARELLRTQGLAGLYKGLGATLLRDIPFSIIYFPLFANLNHLGFNELAGKASFAHSFVSGCVAGSVAAVAVTPLDVLKTRIQTLKKGLGEDVYSGITDCARKLWIQEGPSAFMKGAGCRALVIAPLFGIAQGVYFIGIGERILKCFE, from the exons TATCACAGCCAAACTCATCAATGGAGGTGTAGCAGGGCTCGTGGGGGTGACCTGCGTGTTCCCCATCGACTTGGCCAAGACTCGCCTGCAGAACCAGCATGGGAAAGCCATGTACAAAGGAAT GATCGACTGCCTGATGAAGACGGCTCGGGCAGAGGGCTTCTTCGGCATGTACCGAG GGGCTGCTGTGAACCTCACTCTGGTCACTCCGGAGAAGGCCATCAAGCTGGCGGCCAACGACTTCTTCCGGCAGCTGCTCATGGAAGATGG GATGCAGCGGAACCTGAAGATGGAGATGCTTGCCGGGTGTGGGGCTGGGATGTGCCAGGTGGTGGTGACCTCTCCCATGGAAATGCTCAAGATTCAGCTGCAGGATGCTGGACGCTTGG CCGTCCATCATCAGGGCTCAGCCTCAGCACCCTCCGCCTCCAGGTCCTACACAACGGGTTCGGCTTCCACCCACAAACGCCCCTCTGCCACCCTCATCGCCCGGGAGCTGCTCCGCACCCAGGGCCTGGCTGGGCTCTACAAGGGCCTGGGTGCCACCCTCCTCAG AGATATCCCCTTCTCCATCATCTACTTCCCACTGTTCGCCAACCTTAACCACCTGGGGTTCAACGAGCTCGCCGGTAAGGCGTCCTTTGCACATTCCTTCGTGTCAGGCTGTGTGGCAGGTTCCGTAGCTGCGGTCGCAGTGACGCCTCTAGATG TTCTGAAAACTCGAATCCAAACCCTCAAGAAAGGCCTGGGCGAGGACGTGTACAGTGGGATCACCGACTGTGCCAG GAAACTCTGGATTCAGGAGGGACCGTCTGCCTTCATGAAAGGCGCTGGCTGCCGGGCACTGGTCATAGCACCTCTCTTTGGGATTGCTCAAGGGGTCTATTTCATTGGGATTGGAGAGCGCATCTTAAAGTGTTTTGagtag